One Hoplias malabaricus isolate fHopMal1 unplaced genomic scaffold, fHopMal1.hap1 scaffold_216, whole genome shotgun sequence genomic region harbors:
- the LOC136681981 gene encoding solute carrier family 41 member 2-like, giving the protein IGGLILDKTVSDPNLGGIVVYIPVINGIGGNLVAIQSSRISTHLHFHSTPGEVPDEAKGCYYPCRTFCGSGANHRSAQVLLLLVVPGQVMFLYTIHLMKSGHTTLTPIFMAVYLAAALLQVFLLLCIADWMVHSMWQSGKDPDSFSIPYLTALGDLLGTALLALSFHFLWVIGDRDSDVGD; this is encoded by the exons TATCGGAGGACTCATCCTGGACAAAACTGTGTCTGACCCCAACCTGGGTGGGATTGTGGTCTACATCCCTGTCATAAACG GTATTGGCGGAAACCTTGTGGCCATCCAGTCCAGCCGGATCTCCACACACCTGCACTTCCACAGCACCCCTGGAGAAGTACCGGACGAGGCCAAGGGCTGCTACTACCCCTGCCGTACCTTCTGCGGTTCAG GAGCCAATCACAGATCGGCGCAGGTGCTGCTCCTGTTGGTGGTCCCGGGTCAAGTGATGTTCCTCTACACCATTCACTTGATGAAGAGCGGCCACACCACACTGACGCCCATCTTTATGGCCGTTTACCTGGCCGCTGCACTGCTTCAG gtcttTCTGCTGCTGTGTATCGCTGACTGGATGGTGCACTccatgtggcagagtgggaaagacCCGGACAGTTTCTCCATCCCCTACCTGACCGCGCTGGGCGACCTGCTGGGCACCGCTCTGCTGGCCCTCAGCTTCCACTTCCTCTGGGTCATCGGGGACCGGGACAGTGACGTGGGTGACTAG